The genomic window GAGGTGCTAAATAGCACTGCTGCCATACATAGAACCTTTTAAGCCCCTGTATGGTTCTTCAGAGGTTCTCTACTGGTTCCTCcacttagtttagtttagttggggaaagaaataaaatacactgtATTTCCTTTTATCAGTATACTGTAATTGTGCAAACTTAAAACCACAGTTACTATAATtataatacagaaaatatataatagaaattaaaatagaatagatagaatagaataaataatGTTGCATTAAATGTTGAAAGTTCTCACTCATATGAcgtgttttattacagaattATAACAGAATTATAATTTGAATAGGAAAATAAAGTTTCATCTTAGTTGTAATGAACTGAAATGACATTATTTTAGTTTTGGTTTGAATTATAGTTTAACCTAAAGCTACAAAAAGTAGCCCAAATCATCACAAACTGCCCCAACTCGTccagtttaataaaaaaagagtcCAGCTGGGAGGAAAACTGTCCAGTCTGGCAACACTGCTGCTGGTATACTGgtatttataaatgtatgtgtcatatattgtatgtatgtatacactCAACAGACAGGTGAAGGTGTGAAGGACTCTCGGAAAGGATTATGTGCCAATCATGTGAGCTCAATAGCCAACTTCCTAAAAGTGAGTCTGACTTTGTAATATTCCTCTAATATTGCTTcttttttacagcagcagattttcatcagtgttttagccacactagcgaCACGGCTAGCAAAATGGCCTCAAgacaagactgaaatatctcagcaactattaAATGGATTGTTATAAAATGAGGTTCAGACgttcatgttcctcagaggatgaaatGTAATAACTGATCCTTCATCACTCCAAAATTTCTGTTTATccaatacttttatttatgaaaatatgtgcaaaactattcccatcagcctcagctgtactttgtgtttaatgctaattagcaaatgttagcatgcttttatgctaagctaacaaggtgaacactcacacagactgtataaaaatacgGACGTAATTACCTtgatgtcacccgttggtttctgaagagcggtttcgaagctcaaagtgagccgctccggccgtcgccatcttggcagtgcgtgacgctgcctaaagttgggcattttaacatgggggtctatggggattgactcgcttttggagcctcaagtggccgttcaaggaactgcaatTTTtagcacttctgcattggcttcattttacagagGTTGCCTCTTGAGTGAACATTATACCTGGtgaacatcagcatgtcagGATTATCATTAGTTCACTGCTGCAGCACAGCATCAATTAGAGGGATATTTATTACAGATTTGTGGTGCTTGTTTGAGCACAGAAAAGCCAAATTGGGTTCGTACTTATTTACTAAAGGACATACTTAGCACTGGTTAAAAATAATAGAAGTGGCACCACTGAAAATTGCATGTTAGTCTAATGTAACATGTATGTTCCTAGAGGTGCAAAATACAGGAGGAGAGAATGTAAATTCATACAAACATCTGCTGCATCTGATTTCTCAGCACAGACCGACCtctgcagcaggaaactgaGTCTGCAGCTCTGTTTTATCACAGCGAAACAGAGagactgtatatatgtatttatatatataaatgtgtgtgtatagattCCTCTTTTAAATGTTGTCAACAGTCATTATCGGTACAGAACTTTGGCAGTACTGTATTTTGTTATGGTCATGCTAATAAAGCTATTTGACTTGAATTGACTAtagcagacagaaacagagagcgacacagttttaaatgttataaagTTAGTTTATCTTGCAGTTTCTCTCCTGCACATTATtcctgactgacagcagctccAGCGTGATGTGACTGAAACAGACAATTATAGTTATTAACTGTTATATTATCTGTTTACAGACACAATCTTGTCAAAGGAAGTTCGAGCAAAAATCTCCCACTGATGTTTCATAACTCATTCAATCTGTTTGTTGAGCTGACAACATGAAGTTATTTAGctcatatttcctcaaataCGTTCATGTTCCTCATGCTGGATCAATACATTCATGCAGTTCTCTTCCACCAGtattcagcagcagaaaacactttctGTTTACGCTTTATGTCTTTACAGACTCACATCAAAACAGTCCAACATCAGATCTCACTTAGCAGCTCTTTAAATCAGACGAACTGCaactcatttacatttttaatctcaCCAGTAAATACCActctaaattaaattaaacaatagTTGTGATGCAAAAGTTTGTGCCTGATGGTGACAGGCTGAGTTAATATCTCCTTTAGTCATGTTAACTGATGTGTAACTGATTTCTTTTCAAATCTCATCTTTGTTTAAATTTAAgcaacatttccaaaaaaaatgctgatttgTGGCTGTTTTGTGGATGCAGCTGTGTAGTATGATCCAGGCTCATTGATGATCACTAACATGTCTGTGATCGCAGGGAGCCCATGTGACTATAAACGCCCGGGGAGAGCAGGACGTGGAGCCGGAGACCATCTTGTCAAAGGTGGCCAAAGCGTCTGGAGCCAACTTTAACttccacaaacaaacacaagaataCAGAGACGCACCCAGAGGACCTGTGGTGAGACGACCTGCAGACCACAAACTAAAATATGGACCTTTGAGCATCATTTATAATCTCACAGcctttttcctctgctgatATAACAGGGTTCAGTCTATCGGAAAGTCAACGCTGTGGAGGAAATTCAACAAATCAACAAAGACGACTTCTGGGTCAAAGCTCAGGTATCATTAATCTAATCAGCAGTAGAAGAAGTAtccagatcctttactgcagtaaaaagtaCCAATAccataagtattatgagcttgatgtagttaaagtattgcagtaaaagtacataagtattatgagcttgatgtagttaaagtattgcagtaaaagtacataagtattatgagcttgatgtagttaaagtattgcagtaaaagtagtggtttggtccctctgactgatatattattatatatgacatcattagattattaatagtgaagcatcagtgttagagcagcatgttactgttgtagctgctggaggtggagctagtttacactactttatatacagttagctagtttagtccagtggttcccaacctaggggtcgggcccctccaaagggtcagcagataaatctgaggggtggtgagatgattaatgggagaggaaagaagaaaaaacaaagttctgatacacaaatctgttttcagttttttggactttttctctaatctttgatttttgctgaaatattggatcatttgaacatttattgaaatgaaagcatgtgagaagtttagagggaaaaatcactatttggtggagctgttaacaactcatagacatgtgaaatgtgaccccgactacacactgctttttgtaagacgtcaaaagacaaaaaggttggaaaccactggtttcatctttaacaatgtgttgtattttaaaagcttgttatattatccattgtgtcaaatcttcatctgaaaagtaactaaagctgttaaataaatgtagtggagtagaaagtacaatatttccctctgaaatgtagaaagtagcatcacatggaaatactcaagtaaagtacaagtacattaaagttgcacttaagtacagtacttgagtaaatgtacttagttactttccaccactgatgggTGTGCTGATCACAGATTACACTCAACAAGGAAGTGAAATATGTAACAACTTTTCTAACTCAGAGATAACTCACCAGTTTGTGTTTGACTTGCCGTCCACCACTTCTTTATAAGCAGCTATGAGTGCAGGACCGTTCTTACTCAGATTCACTGCCATTTTCTTTCAGGTTTCTTCATTCACAGATTCAAACAAGCTGATATTAATCCCACACAAACTCACACCAACAGACTCAGGAGGAGGAACGAGAAAACAACTGCACAGCTTTCTGGAAAATccaaatgtatatatatatatataaaaaatgatcCTACAATCTCCGTCTTTGTATAAAAAGCTCCACAGTATCAGAGCTGAACGACTGCAGCTCTGATTTATTGTGACTTCCAGAGAAGATTTTTGCTTCACTCTGATGTGTCAGACCAGTTTTGGGAGCAGATAAAAAACCAGATCGACCACATTCTCAGAGAAATACTCACCTCGTTCATTCATCAGCAGCAGGAGAGTAAAGTATCTGAAAGAGAGCATACACCTTATTCATTTTATCCTGGGGTGTGTTCTCCTGGGCCACTGATTGATCGGTTTCTCTGCTgcacttttatttcctttgtagCATTTTGGGGAACTTCTTACTGCACTAAAACTGTGTTTCTAACCTATTACTTCCACTGGATTTATGTCtctatttttaactttttaatatCCTTTCAAAAACTTGTCTATTCATTTAATTTGCATGTTTAGGTTCTCACGCTTCCTaatgttttattgcattatGTAAACACTTTGACttacttatgtgtgtgtgacctgaATGACAACAAACAGGGTGTGATCGAGGGTGAGAAAATGAAGCATCCGCCTACAAAAAGTGAACTGCatggatttttttaatacattttttgtcataaCCTTTATTCAtaacaaagtttttaacaatataatataaaatgccACAGGGGGGAGACAGAGGAACATGTATAGATGTATATATAGCTGGAGTACTTTATCACTGGCAGGGGGAAATTACTTGACATAAATCAAGTGGCTGCTGCAAAAAAGTGAGTAAGTAAAAAGGCTAAAATATATACCATTACTAAATTAACTTActcaaatataacaatatataaaaaacagaatatagtATATACAAAGCATTCATTTcaatttattgaaatgaaagcatgtgagaagtttagagggaaaaatcactatttggtggagctgttaacaactcatagacatgtgaaatgtgaccccgactacacactgctttttgtaagacgtcaaaagccaaaaaggttggaaaccactggtttcatctttaacaatgtgttgtattttaaaagcttgttatattatccattgtgtcaaatcttcatctgaaaagtaactaaagctgtcaaataaatgtaatggaataaatgtacttagttactttccaccactgctaatCACTGACCACAAAACCAGAGTATTCagcttcatttcatttaaaataaaacgtCTTCCTCAGAGGGACGAGGAGGTTCGTCGACAGGAGGAGAGCAAGCGAGCGGAGCTGGAGAGGCAAACgctggagagggagaggagggagatggaggagaagcagacgaaggagagggagaagagagcgAAGGAGAGAGCTCTGCAGATTGAACAGGACAAGTGAGTCAAagaacacgcacacacacacacacacacacacacacacacacacacacattacccaAGAATCAAAGctactgttgtgtgtttgtgtgtcaggatTTATcagaagcagagagaagaagaagaaagagagaaagagcagcagcGACTGGTGAGTAACTGAACAGACAAACACTTTTCTTACAGTACAAGTCTGGTGGTTTTATATACTTTTCTTATCATCAATCAAAGTATAATATGTGTGTACAGCAGCACGTTCGCATTTCTcgttataacaagaaaacatttcctgttatAACGAGAAGAAGCTGTATTTCCTTATTACGTAATACCTCTCTGGTTACCATgataaagacattttcattatcgattaatatGCTGACTGTTTTCACGTTAAGTCAATTAATTATTTGatctatgaaatgttatttaaacAATTGCATTCACATCTTCTCAGAAACCACACTGAAGTCTttaaactgcttgttttgtctaaaatgttcagatattcaattaaagagaaaacagcaaatcttcatatttgagaagcttgaactattaaatgtttggtttttgcttgaaatagtttagattaatagataatagaTTAATAAATAGATTCATTTTCAAATCGACTTATCGATTAGTCAACTCTAGACTGGGGATCCTGCTCAGCTGCCCACTTTGCCCAGTTGATGATACTGGTCATAAACCTCCTTTAAGATGTTTGCTTCtaaggtgtttttttcttcttcttctttggtccTTCAGAAAGTTTAATTTCTAAGTGTTATGCTGACTTAAGGGAACTATTATGACATATAGTCCCTTTTGTCTATTACTGTTGCAATCAGCTTTCATTCACTtttgaatttattattatttattttattatattattattctttttttttcttttgatttaaaATTATTGATATTGGATTTATATGATGTTTATGTTATGATGAGTTATGATGAGTTTGTATGATGGAGAACAAAGCACATGAATGGATGAAATGtgttaacaaataaaaataaaatcacgtGTTTCTTTTAGAAccagcaagaaaaagaaaacaagaaaaccgGCATCAACTCTGCTGCATCTGTGCAGAAAGCAAACGTGAGCATGAAAGATGCACCAACGTTTTATCTGTAAATAAAGAATTATATGATCacattaaattataattatattaacatgtttcttgccttttttttaatgaaactcAGGAGGCCAAATCACTGATATCTCAGAGATCATTCAATCCCAGAGACGTCTTCAAGCAGCGAGAGCAGAACTCTGAGGTCAACAGACAGTCTCCTGCTGCGTCCAGACCCggtaaacaacacaaataaacaacacaaataaacaacacgTGACAACACCTGAACTGACGATTTATACCGAcgttgtctctctgtctctcagggaAGCTGCAGAGTCCGTTTTTGTCTCAGAAATCCTTTGAGGGAGAAACCCCGCTGCAGCCTCAGTATCCGGCCTCCAACGCTCCAGCTGTGACCCCCCTGACGCCCGTCTTACCCGCCTCACCCGTCTCACCCGTCTTACCCGCCTCACCCGTCTCACCTGCCTCACCTGAGCTGTCTCACTCACCTGCTGCAGCTGTCTCACCTACACCAGCAGAGACGGCAGCCTCACCCGTTCCAGCTGCAGGTCAGACTCACAGCTAATACTGCAGCCTGTTTGTTAACCTCATCAACGTCCACCAGTCGTCcagtagttttgtgtttttttgctgtaatcaggAAGATtttgtgtttacaaaaatatggaGTCTCCAAATTTCCTTTTTGGAAATCTGCCTGGACCTTTTCACgaataaaaaaacactgtagaATTGACATACTATGAGCTATCTTCCTTAAATGTGAGGCAGGTATTTAGTGAACAGACCCAAATTGTCCTCAACCTTTACAGGCAAAGACACAGGCAGTTATTtagactgaaaacacatttttattttttaaattttactgaCTTCAAATACTCGCTGTTTCTGTAACAAATCGAGTGCGTCTGACACTTTCACATGAAACTCTGGGAGGGTTCCTGTCCAAAAAGACCTTATTTATGAATATAGTCACTGTGGTTCAAGAGCTACAGACATTTTCATTGCTGTATTTAattcatagactgtataaaaatatggacgtagttatcgtgacgtcactcgttggtttctgaagagcggttttgaagctcaaagtgagccgctccagCCGTGgtcatcttggcagtgcgtgaagctgcctaactcccagccaatcaaaaatgggaaAAGAGGCGGGCCGAAACAAggtggctgaaacaagccacctagcggctggcggacctgtcactcaaagcagccatgtccttcattctgcataactttacggcttaataaaacttaaacgggtgagttataaaataattcaccccccgtacagttgtcatgaaagaggaaattagctacagagaccaaaaccgttttttgtaccaggctgtaaacatgtttatttctgctgtaaagttgggcattttaacatgggggttgTTAAaattgactcgcttttggagcctcaagtggccgttcaaggaactgcagtttttggcacttacacattggcttcattttacagccccggaggttgctgcttgatttaatttaggtttttgctccaaaataagttaataaacacaacaacacagtcaatcatgagCTTTCATTCCTTCTGGGTTTTTAAgggttttaatttaaaaacatgttattaaGCAGAATTTTGGAGTTTGAtcagtttgatttgtttgactCCAGTGTGAGAGTTTCATTGAGTAAAATCAAGTGGCACCAAGTTTGTTACAACAAAGagataaaatttaatttaaaggttaactctggcaattttctatattttttttcttgtcaacaaatctcatatttggatccaaaccaacaatgaactgatctactaacaagtattaccggtgtatctaaagcctgatatgtcttattcctccgttgttgtccagaaactattaaaaacacgtcagtgagccacaccgctgcactgggtgacatgttccttcaccatgtttggtcacgttagtttgtttagaaacggctccaaagactaataacagcatcacattttcagtctccagagagtagttctgtgtaaggcagacgctactgagcatgtgcaggaacgtggttctgtttacagcttcactagcttgttgtgctacagaTCACAATCTCtggactttgtactgaagttatttacaatgtaaaatgtagtaaaaagtcAACAAGCTGGTGAGGCTACTTCTACAGCTCACTACTGCAGTGATGGCGGCTTGTCTGCTTTCATATCCTGATTTAATATCCTGACAATAAGATCAAAATGGTGATTAAGTAGCataatgtctctctttctgtctttaacACACTCAGATGCTGCTTacacagaagaggaggagtggtCAGATGAGTttgatgatgaagctgatgaagcGACACAAGGTATGATGAACTGAACTGATGATTTAAATGAACaagaattatttttatttgatataatttaacaatatttttacactgtgaGATCTTATCAATGTTTCATCCAATCTACAGATGAATTCCCAGCTGAAGAAGATGTGTATGAAGCACCACAATCAGCGGTGATAGAGGAGGATCTGTATGAAAATGTCTACGAACAAACACCAACAGTCAGTCCAacttcatattatattatattcatattatacAGTAGCAGCGTTTAGTTTCTGGAGTTCAGTTTATTAAGACCATCTTCTGTCAGCATCATCAGACATGTGCTACAGAgatgttaatatgctatatgaaaatgtcattgtgccattattgtggccaaaaacatcataattactaagacaagttcacattttttactATATTCCTTCTACAAAACCTCActatacacactatatattcACTCGTTATATATTCTGGTCACACATTCGTTATATATGTGTTCACTAACCCTCCTATGAGGAGTAAATTAAGATTTCAGACATTTAATAATCATCTTACGTTTGTATCATTAcaaagtgtgtttccatccacttgtttttacacatattttcaATCTGTGCCTAAAAAACTTCAGAAATTCAAGAAGGAAAAGTCAAATTTTAAGAAAGTCTTTCCTGTCTGAGATGTAACAGCAGCTCTGtggataaaaatataaacagactgagtgaataaatgatgacgtacgtgaatcatgtgacttaaacgtcaatgaagagctgaaaacatcagatctgtgtggagcgatgatgaggagaccgtaaccttcctcacatcaatacatgaaactaacaggaatgtcatatttccatcatgttttccaccattagagctttgactgtcgctctCTCAATGATGTCATCTCGTTGTGTGGTTTCatggcaccgactggagaataagtttatctgctaatattcacacaacaggaGTAGAAACATGCAttaatttggttaaaatttgtgtttggatggaaacctggctAACCAGTTTGCTGCCAAAAGTgtcaaactatccctttaaacaTAAATGGGATGCAGGAGGAGTTTAGAGGAGCTCAAAAGgacaaaaataacagtgaaatgtttttatatctgcTTTAAAATTTCAGACTGGAGACGTTAACACAGAGAG from Thunnus maccoyii chromosome 19, fThuMac1.1, whole genome shotgun sequence includes these protein-coding regions:
- the dbnla gene encoding drebrin-like a; translation: MAVNLSKNGPALIAAYKEVVDGKSNTNWALFTYEGNSNDIRLAEKGDGGLEEMVEELSSGKVMYAFCRVQDPNSGLPKYVLINWTGEGVKDSRKGLCANHVSSIANFLKGAHVTINARGEQDVEPETILSKVAKASGANFNFHKQTQEYRDAPRGPVGSVYRKVNAVEEIQQINKDDFWVKAQRDEEVRRQEESKRAELERQTLERERREMEEKQTKEREKRAKERALQIEQDKIYQKQREEEEREKEQQRLNQQEKENKKTGINSAASVQKANEAKSLISQRSFNPRDVFKQREQNSEVNRQSPAASRPGKLQSPFLSQKSFEGETPLQPQYPASNAPAVTPLTPVLPASPVSPVLPASPVSPASPELSHSPAAAVSPTPAETAASPVPAADAAYTEEEEWSDEFDDEADEATQDEFPAEEDVYEAPQSAVIEEDLYENVYEQTPTTGDVNTESSGQNISARALYDYQAADDTEITFDPDDIITQIDMVDEGWWRGYGPDGHYGMFPANYVELL